ATCTGCACACCGACGACCTGCGCGGCTCGCTACGGATCCTCACCGAGGCGCTCTCGGGATCCGGGCGGCCTACCGGGCTGCGTGTGCCGGACGTGGTGCGGCGCGCCGAGCTGCTGCCGCCGTCCTGGACGGGGGCGGGTGTGCGATACCGCGATGCCATGGCGGTGCTCAACGATGAGCTGCCCGACGGCACCGACATCGTGGTCGACGCCGGCAACACCGGCGCGGCCGCGATCCACTACCTGCCGGCCCGCCGGGGCGGCAGGTTCGCTGTCGCGCTCGGCATGGGCGGCATGGGCTACAGTTTCGGGGCCGGCATCGGAATGGCTTTGGGACGCGCCAACACCGGACGTCCCCCCGGACGCACCGTGGTGATCGCCGGGGACGGGGCGTTTTTCATGCACGGCATGGAGGTGCACACCGCCGTTCAGTACCGGCTTCCGGTGACGTTCGTCTTGTTCAACAACAATGCCCACGCCATGTGTGTGACCCGCGAGCAGTTGTTCTACGGAGATCTATACAGTTACAACCGATTTCGCCGCAGCCGCCTGGGCTCGGGCCTGGCGGCGATGTTTCCGGGCCTGACGTCTGTCGACGTCACCGATGTCGAGCATTTCGCGACGGCGGTGCGCACCACCGTGGACGCTGACGGGCCGGCGGTGATCAGCGTCGAATGCGCCGCCGACGAAATTCCGCCGTTTGCACCGTTTCTCATTGGAACCACCGCGAAGGAGAACCGTACCCATGTCGCTGCCAGCGCTTGACGATATCTTCACCCATACCGGCACCGTGGCACCCATCGACGGGCTGATCCGTATCGAAACCAGCCCGCGGGAGAAGGCCACCCCAATCATCATGGAGATGATGCGGTCGGTGTATCCGCATGAGCAGGTTTTCGGGGAGTACTGTACCGTCAACGATTTCATCGATTGTCCCCCTGACGAGCTGTTCGCCTATATGGCCGACACCCGCAGCCTCGAGGAGTGGACGTACAGCCTGCGCGGCTTCACACCTACCGACGAGCCGGGCCTGTGGCTGGCCTACGATCGGCTCGGTTCGCAGACCAAGATCTACACCCGCACCATCGCCAACGAGCAGGCCCGGGCGGTGGATTACCACTGCGCCTGGGATCAGGGCAAACATCTGTGGATGGTCTACCTGATGCGCGTCGTCGACGCGCAGGTGGTGCTGGACCGGCCGGGTTCGGTTGTGCTGTGGACGAATTGCCATCACCCGTTCTACGACCACAACCCCTACCCGGAGACCGCTCCGGCCGACCGATCGGTCTGGGTGGGGGATTTCTGGGACATGTTCGGTCCCGGCCATCTGCTGGAACTGAAGAACCTCAAAGCTATCGCGGAATACCGGCACCGCAACGGCTTATCCGTCGTCCCCGTCTGGATGAGGTGAAACCCATGGTGAGCCAATCCGTCAGTCTCATTGACGTTTCCAGCTATCTGCCCGGCGAGCCGATCGGCGCGGATTACTATGCGCAATTCGCCGAATCCGATGACCTGCGTGACAGCCTGATGTTTCGTGCGCCGGCGTTCCGCCATCACGTCGCGCCGGACGAGACCGCCGTCGACATGGTGGAGCGTGCGACACGAGGGTTGATCGAACGCCACGGCGAGGAGGTGATCGAGACCGTCGACGTGCTGATCACGCATACTCAGGCGCCGGATGTGCCGTTCTACGGCGCCGGTGGCGGGATCGCTCACCGTCTGGGCATGCGGCCCTCGTGGGTACTGGACTTGCACAACGGTGGGTGCGCGGCATTTGTGCTGGCGCTCAACCTGGCTCGCCAACTGCTGACCTCCGGCGCCGGGCGCACGGCGCTGATCGCCATTGCGCAGAATTCGGCGGGCCAGGTGTTCGATCAACCCGGCGTCCGCCGCAAGGCACAGGCGGCGGTGCCCGGTGACGGGGCCGCGGTGGGCTTGGTCACGCTGTCCGACCGGTCGCCGATTGTGGGCATCGAGTGCCGCACCTACGGCGAATACGCCGGCGAGATGACGCTTGCCCCCGATCCGCCGCGCAAGTGGTGGCAGCCCGGAACCGGCGAGCTCTGTATCGGATTCACCGAGAGCAAGATAACCAAGGTGCTGGCCCGCGGCAACCGGCAGGTCCCGGAAGTGGCGCTGGCGGTCTGCGATCGGATTGGCCTGCCCGCCAATGATATTGACCTACTAGTCACCAACCAGCCGAACCGGGTGTTTCTGCGCAACTGGCGAGAAGCACTCGAATTGCCTGCCGAACGGCACTTCGACACCTTCGACGCGTGCGGAAACCTGTTCGGCGCGGGGATTCCGGTCAACCTGGATCGGGCGATCACGACCGGGCGGGTGGCTACCAGCGCCGTGGTCGTGATGGCCGGGTTCGCCCACGCCGGCGATTTCGCCGGGGCGGCGGCGATGCGCTGGGGCGGGCGGCCCTGATGCTCACCGTCGCGACCCCGAATGCGATCGACCCGTGTGCGTTGTCGCTCAACGAGAATCCGTTCCCGCCGCTGCCCGCGGTGCGCTCGGCGCTGATTCGCTCGATCGACGCGGTGAACAGGTATCCGGAGTTTCTGCCGCAGCGCCTGCGCGAATTGATTGCCGCCCACATCGGCATGCCCGTCGAACAGGTGGTACTCGGTGCCGGTGCGACCGGCGTGGTGATGCAGGCCCTCCGCGCGGTGACCGTGCCCGGCGAGGTGATAGCGATGGCCGCGCCGACCTTCGACGGATATCCGATCGTCGCGCAGCTGGCGGGATTGACGGTGGTGACCGTCCCGCTCGACGAATACGGCCATCACGATCTGGGGGCGCTGGCCGACGCCGCCGCCCACTCCCGAGTGGTGGCGCTGTGCCGGCCCCACAATCCCACCGGCACGCTGGAGCAGGCGCCGGCGGTGGTGAGATTCCTGAGCCGGGTGCCGCCGGACACCGTGGTGCTGCTCGACGAGGCGTACGTCGAATTCGCTGCGCCGAAGTATCGAATCGACGCTTCGGCGTTGCTTTCTCGGTTCCCCAATGTGCTGGTGGTGCGGACCTTTTCCAAGGCCTACGGGCTGGCCGGGCTGCGGATCGGTTACGGCCTGGCGGCGGCGGAACTGGCCGCAGCGATGTGGGCCCAGCAGCTTCCGTTCGGCATGGCCGGCACCGGCTTACTCGCGGTCGCCGCTTCTTATGAGGCCGAAGACCAGTTGGCGCACCGGATTCGGCTGATCACAGCCGAACGGCGCTATCTTCGGCGGCAATTGAGCGCGATGGGGATATTCACCACCGACGCGCACGCCAACTTCATGTACCTGCCGTCGAGGGGTCGGCGCTGGGATGAAGTTTTCACCCGGGCCGGGCTGCAGGTCCGGCTGTACCCGGACGGCGGTGCGCGGATAACCGTGGGCAGCCGCGCGTCAACTCTGGCGGTGTTGTCCGCGGTCGGAAAATCTGCGGCGTGAATGTCGTGTGTTGACCCGATGGCCCCGCCAGTGCGGTAAGAAAGGGCGTGGCTGCATCACGACCGGAGAAACCTGACCCGATCGCTGTGGCCCGGGCCAACTGGGAGAAGGCCGGGTGGGGTGACGTGGTGCCGGGCATGGTCGCGGTGACGTCGGTGATGCGTGCACACCAGATTCTGCTGGCCCGCGTCGAAACGGCGCTGCGCCCCTACGATCTCAGTTTCTCGCGGTTCGAGTTGCTGCGGCTATTGGCGTTCAGCCGCACCGGAGCGTTGCCGATCACCAAGGCCTCCGACCGCCTTCAGGTTCATGTCACCAGCGTCACGCACGCGATCCGCCGGCTGGAAGCCGACGGGCTGGTACAACGGGTGCCGCACCCCACCGACGGGCGGACCACGCTGGTGCAGATCACCGAGTTGGGGCGCGCCACCGTCGAGGACGCCACCCTGACTCTCAACGAGCAGGTGTTCGCCGACATCGGAATGGACGCTGACGAATCGGCGGCGCTGGTGTCCTCCATCGAAACGTTGCGGCGCAACGCCGGAGATTTCACCGAGTGAACCGAGAGAAAGGCACGTCAGTGGACCCACTAGTTGCTCACCAGCGAGCGCAGGATGCGTTCGCCGGCGTCCTCGCCAACGTCAGCCCCGAACAGCACGGCGCTCCGACACCCTGCTCGGAGTGGACCGTGCGGGACCTGATCGAGCATGTCATCAGCGGCAACGAGCACGTCGGGCAATGGGCGCAACACCCGGTTGAGCCGCCCGCACGGCCCGACGACATGCTGGCCGCTCACCGGACCGCGGCCGCCGCCGCCCAGGAGGTCTTCGCCGCGTCCGACGGGATGTCCACCGCCTTCAAGCTGCCGTTCGGGGAGCTGCCCGGCCAGGTCTTCGTCGGGATCCGCACCAGCGATGTGCTGACCCACGCGTGGGATCTGGCGGCCGCCACCGGTCAACCCACCGATCTTGACCCCGAATTGGCGACCGAACAGCTCGCCGCCGTGCGCGCGTTCGTGGGGCCGCAGTTCCGCGGGCCGGGAAAGCCTTTCGCCGAGGAGCAGCCGTGCTCACCGGAGCGTGCGCCCGCAGATCGGCTGGCCGCGTTCCTGGGCCGAAAGGTCCGGTGAGCTAGCCGGTTCGCAGCATTTCGATCACCGCACTGAAGTCCAAGGCGCCGTGGTCGACGTCGGACGCGATGAACTCGGCATAGATCTCGGCGGCGTGCCGGCCCAGCGGCGCGGGGGATCCGGTGGCGGTCACCGCGTCCATCGCCAGGCCCAGGTCCTTGTTCATCAACGCCGTCGCGAAGCCCGGCTTGAAGTCGTTGTTGGCCGGCGATGTGGGAACCGGGCCCGGCACCGGGCAGTTGGTGTGCACCGCCCAGCAGTTGCCGGTCGCGCCGGTGATGACGTCGAACAGCGACTGGGCCGACAGCCCGAGCTTCTCGGCCAGCACGAACGCCTCGCCGATCGCGATCTGCTGCACAGCCAGGACCATGTTGTTGCACAACTTGGCGGCCTGGCCCGCGCCGGCCGCACCGCAGTGAATGATCTTGCCCGCCATGGGTTCCAGCACCGGGCGGGCCCGCTCCAAAACGTCCGCGTCGCCGCCGACCATGAACGCCAGCGTCCCGGCCGCGGCACCCTTGACACCGCCGGAAACCGGCGCGTCGAGTTGGGCCAGGCCGTGCGATGCGGCCAGCGCATGCACCTCGCGGGCATCGCTGACCGAGATCGTTGAGCTGTCGATGAAAAGTGCACCCGGTCGCGCGGCGGGCAGCACCTCGGCGTAGCAGCGCTTGACCACGTCACCGGTGGGAAGCATGGTGATCACCACGTCGGCCTCGGAAACCGCGCTGGCTGCGCTGTCGACCACCGCGCAGCCGCTTGATGCCGCCGCTGTCGCCGCTGCGGGCGCCGGGTCGTACCCGCGCACAATGTGGCCGGCGGCAACCAGATTCGCAGACATGGGCGCCCCCATGTTGCCCAGTCCCAAGAACGCGATCGTCTCTGTCACGTGTGTCACGTGGTGGAGCCTAAACGGTGGTGCGGAACCGCGCGGCTTCGGCCCGGCCGATGACCACCCGCATGATTTCGTTGGTTCCTTCCAGAATGCGATGCACCCGCAGGTCGCGGACGATCTTCTCCAGACCGTACTCGCGCAGGTAGCCGTACCCGCCGTGCAGTTGCAGCGCCTTGTCGGCGACTTCGAAGCAGGTGTCGGTGACATAGCGCTTGGCCATGGCGCACAGCTCGACCTTGTCGGCGGCGTCGTCGTCGAGCGCACTCGCGGCCCGCCACAACAGCATTCGCGACGTTTCCAGCCCGGTGGCCATGTCGGCCAGGGTGAACCGGACGGTGGGTTCGTCGAGCAGGCTGGCCCCGAACGCGTGTCGCTCCCGAACATAGGCGCCGGCCTTGTCGAAGGCTGCCTGCGCGCCGCCCAGTGAACACGCCGCGATGTTGAGCCGGCCGCCGTTGAGACCGTTCATCGCAATGCCGAAGCCGGCCCCCTCGCCGTCGGCGCCGCCCAGCATGGCGTCGGCGGGCACCCGGACCCCGTCCAGGATCACCTGGGCGGTCGGTTGGGCATGCCAGCCCATCTTCTCTTCCAGGGCGCCGAAACTCAGTCCAGCAGTTCCCTTTCCGATCACGAAGGCAGATATGCCGCGCGGGCTGTCCGCACCCGTGCGGGCCATCACCACGTACACATCCGAGGCTCCCGCGCCGGAAATGAACTGCTTGACGCCGTCGAGCACATAGTCGGAACCGTGCTTGACCGCTCGGGTGCTCAGCGCACTGGCGTCCGATCCGGCCCCGGGCTCGGTCAGGCAGTAACTGGCGATGACGTCCATGGCGGCCAGCCGTGGCACCCAGTCCTTGCGCTGCTCGGCGGTGCCGAAGCTGTCGATCATCCAGGCGCACATGTTGTGGATGGACAGGAAGGCGGCGGTGACCGGGTCGGCGATGGCCAACTGCTCGAAGATGCGCACCCCGTCGAGCCGGCGCAGCCCGCTGCCGCCCACGTCGTCACGGCAGTAGATGGCGGCCATCCCGAGTTCGGCGGCCTCACGCAGCAC
The nucleotide sequence above comes from Mycobacterium pseudokansasii. Encoded proteins:
- a CDS encoding 3-oxoacyl-ACP synthase III family protein, coding for MVSQSVSLIDVSSYLPGEPIGADYYAQFAESDDLRDSLMFRAPAFRHHVAPDETAVDMVERATRGLIERHGEEVIETVDVLITHTQAPDVPFYGAGGGIAHRLGMRPSWVLDLHNGGCAAFVLALNLARQLLTSGAGRTALIAIAQNSAGQVFDQPGVRRKAQAAVPGDGAAVGLVTLSDRSPIVGIECRTYGEYAGEMTLAPDPPRKWWQPGTGELCIGFTESKITKVLARGNRQVPEVALAVCDRIGLPANDIDLLVTNQPNRVFLRNWREALELPAERHFDTFDACGNLFGAGIPVNLDRAITTGRVATSAVVVMAGFAHAGDFAGAAAMRWGGRP
- a CDS encoding pyridoxal phosphate-dependent aminotransferase, which gives rise to MLTVATPNAIDPCALSLNENPFPPLPAVRSALIRSIDAVNRYPEFLPQRLRELIAAHIGMPVEQVVLGAGATGVVMQALRAVTVPGEVIAMAAPTFDGYPIVAQLAGLTVVTVPLDEYGHHDLGALADAAAHSRVVALCRPHNPTGTLEQAPAVVRFLSRVPPDTVVLLDEAYVEFAAPKYRIDASALLSRFPNVLVVRTFSKAYGLAGLRIGYGLAAAELAAAMWAQQLPFGMAGTGLLAVAASYEAEDQLAHRIRLITAERRYLRRQLSAMGIFTTDAHANFMYLPSRGRRWDEVFTRAGLQVRLYPDGGARITVGSRASTLAVLSAVGKSAA
- a CDS encoding MarR family winged helix-turn-helix transcriptional regulator, producing the protein MAASRPEKPDPIAVARANWEKAGWGDVVPGMVAVTSVMRAHQILLARVETALRPYDLSFSRFELLRLLAFSRTGALPITKASDRLQVHVTSVTHAIRRLEADGLVQRVPHPTDGRTTLVQITELGRATVEDATLTLNEQVFADIGMDADESAALVSSIETLRRNAGDFTE
- a CDS encoding TIGR03086 family metal-binding protein, whose product is MDPLVAHQRAQDAFAGVLANVSPEQHGAPTPCSEWTVRDLIEHVISGNEHVGQWAQHPVEPPARPDDMLAAHRTAAAAAQEVFAASDGMSTAFKLPFGELPGQVFVGIRTSDVLTHAWDLAAATGQPTDLDPELATEQLAAVRAFVGPQFRGPGKPFAEEQPCSPERAPADRLAAFLGRKVR
- the mmsB gene encoding 3-hydroxyisobutyrate dehydrogenase — translated: MTETIAFLGLGNMGAPMSANLVAAGHIVRGYDPAPAAATAAASSGCAVVDSAASAVSEADVVITMLPTGDVVKRCYAEVLPAARPGALFIDSSTISVSDAREVHALAASHGLAQLDAPVSGGVKGAAAGTLAFMVGGDADVLERARPVLEPMAGKIIHCGAAGAGQAAKLCNNMVLAVQQIAIGEAFVLAEKLGLSAQSLFDVITGATGNCWAVHTNCPVPGPVPTSPANNDFKPGFATALMNKDLGLAMDAVTATGSPAPLGRHAAEIYAEFIASDVDHGALDFSAVIEMLRTG
- a CDS encoding acyl-CoA dehydrogenase family protein, whose amino-acid sequence is MFTLNDDERVITETAAAFAEKRLAPYALEWDTSNHFPVDVLREAAELGMAAIYCRDDVGGSGLRRLDGVRIFEQLAIADPVTAAFLSIHNMCAWMIDSFGTAEQRKDWVPRLAAMDVIASYCLTEPGAGSDASALSTRAVKHGSDYVLDGVKQFISGAGASDVYVVMARTGADSPRGISAFVIGKGTAGLSFGALEEKMGWHAQPTAQVILDGVRVPADAMLGGADGEGAGFGIAMNGLNGGRLNIAACSLGGAQAAFDKAGAYVRERHAFGASLLDEPTVRFTLADMATGLETSRMLLWRAASALDDDAADKVELCAMAKRYVTDTCFEVADKALQLHGGYGYLREYGLEKIVRDLRVHRILEGTNEIMRVVIGRAEAARFRTTV